Proteins encoded in a region of the Mariprofundus ferrinatatus genome:
- the rsmH gene encoding 16S rRNA (cytosine(1402)-N(4))-methyltransferase RsmH gives MGDDNRYAEHIPVLRDDFIEALFTDPDGCYVDCTFGRGGHSRELLARLSEKGRLLAIDRDLEAVAEGERLAAEDARFTIVHADFASLGETLDELGWLQVSGIGFDLGVSSPQVDSAERGFSFQKSGPLDMRMDLSSGQPLSVKLAHVSERELADIIYRYGDERYSRRIAKAILRARHDGELNTTSDLENICFHSVPKQARHSGAHPATRTFQALRIWVNAEMEQIDAGIQAAVDHLAPGGRLAVISFHSGEDRRIRNLIDALVHPCTCPPQMPVCVCGKTPSMRWLQKKPVRPGEAEIAANPRSRSSLMRVAERISEAEGKKLAGYSGRVQ, from the coding sequence GTGGGCGACGACAACAGATATGCCGAACACATCCCCGTCCTTCGAGACGATTTTATCGAGGCGCTCTTTACCGACCCCGATGGCTGTTACGTGGACTGCACCTTCGGGCGAGGCGGCCACAGCCGGGAGTTGCTTGCCAGACTCTCCGAAAAAGGCCGACTGCTTGCCATCGACCGAGATCTTGAAGCTGTTGCAGAGGGAGAAAGGCTTGCAGCAGAGGATGCTCGCTTCACCATCGTGCATGCAGACTTTGCCAGTCTCGGCGAGACCCTCGATGAGTTGGGGTGGCTTCAGGTGAGCGGCATCGGCTTCGACCTCGGTGTCTCATCGCCGCAGGTGGATAGTGCCGAGCGCGGATTTTCATTTCAAAAGAGCGGCCCGCTTGATATGCGCATGGATCTATCTTCAGGCCAGCCATTGAGCGTGAAGCTTGCACATGTTTCTGAACGTGAACTGGCCGATATCATTTACCGCTACGGTGACGAGCGTTATTCGCGCCGCATTGCCAAGGCTATCCTCAGGGCGAGACACGACGGTGAATTGAATACGACCTCCGATCTTGAGAATATCTGTTTCCACTCCGTACCTAAGCAGGCGCGTCACAGTGGAGCCCATCCGGCCACACGTACCTTTCAGGCGCTACGCATCTGGGTGAATGCGGAGATGGAGCAGATTGATGCAGGTATCCAGGCAGCCGTGGATCATCTTGCTCCCGGTGGCCGTCTGGCGGTGATCTCATTTCACTCCGGCGAAGATCGACGCATCCGAAACCTTATTGATGCGCTGGTGCATCCCTGTACCTGTCCGCCTCAGATGCCGGTCTGTGTTTGTGGGAAAACCCCGTCCATGCGCTGGTTGCAGAAAAAGCCGGTTCGCCCGGGTGAGGCTGAAATTGCAGCCAATCCACGCAGTCGATCATCACTGATGCGTGTGGCTGAACGCATTTCGGAAGCTGAGGGTAAAAAGCTGGCTGGCTACAGCGGAAGGGTGCAGTGA
- a CDS encoding division/cell wall cluster transcriptional repressor MraZ, translated as MFQGEFSNNMDEKGRVSIPAAFRDVLKNCHADEKIIITRSHNTPCLIAYPTREWKRLQVAIKDMPANLKRHFIRAVITPSQIFSPDRQGRILLAGVLKEHASLSREVHFAGTGETFEIWDKSSWSKQVEAALVALQDFELDM; from the coding sequence ATGTTTCAGGGTGAGTTCAGCAACAACATGGATGAGAAAGGGCGCGTCAGCATCCCTGCCGCCTTCCGTGATGTGTTGAAGAATTGCCATGCCGACGAGAAAATCATTATCACCCGCTCACACAATACGCCTTGCCTTATCGCCTATCCGACGCGTGAGTGGAAGCGCTTGCAGGTCGCGATCAAGGATATGCCGGCGAACCTCAAGCGCCATTTCATTCGTGCTGTAATTACGCCGTCCCAGATCTTTTCTCCGGACCGGCAGGGGCGCATTTTACTGGCAGGTGTGCTCAAGGAGCATGCATCACTTTCGCGCGAAGTACATTTTGCGGGAACTGGTGAGACATTCGAAATCTGGGATAAGAGCAGCTGGAGCAAGCAGGTCGAAGCGGCCCTTGTGGCTCTCCAGGATTTCGAGCTGGATATGTGA
- a CDS encoding YcgN family cysteine cluster protein: MSEGAMFWKEKTLSEMNSEEWESLCDGCGRCCVWKFEDEDSGEVLYTDIRCRLFNDSTCRCTDYANRTALIPECINIRKLSDAHYAWLPESCAYRLLHEGKPLFEWHHLISGSRNSVHEAGISLHKKTICGENFTEEDIVRHIIDPDEING; the protein is encoded by the coding sequence ATGAGTGAAGGCGCAATGTTCTGGAAAGAAAAAACGTTATCGGAAATGAACAGTGAAGAGTGGGAGAGCCTCTGTGACGGCTGTGGCCGCTGCTGTGTCTGGAAGTTTGAGGATGAAGATAGCGGAGAGGTGCTCTATACCGATATCCGTTGCCGGTTATTCAATGACTCGACCTGCCGCTGCACTGACTACGCAAACCGTACCGCACTCATCCCCGAGTGCATTAATATCCGCAAGCTCAGTGACGCCCATTATGCATGGCTTCCTGAAAGCTGCGCCTATCGCCTGCTGCATGAGGGAAAGCCCCTCTTCGAGTGGCATCACCTGATTTCAGGCAGCAGAAACTCCGTTCATGAGGCCGGCATATCACTGCATAAAAAAACGATATGCGGCGAGAACTTCACTGAAGAGGATATTGTGCGCCATATCATCGATCCGGATGAGATCAATGGCTAA
- a CDS encoding YchJ family protein — protein MAKTETCPCGSGRAFAECCEPIIQGATAPNPEALMRSRYSAYVLGCWDYLHKSWHPRTRPSRVSPTSTDWLGLTIVKASDNSVEFIAGFREGGKIKVLHETSRFAQADGHWRYLDGSYSVSEVGRNAPCPCGSGLKSKRCCGKQ, from the coding sequence ATGGCTAAGACGGAGACATGCCCCTGCGGTAGCGGCAGGGCTTTTGCCGAGTGTTGCGAACCAATTATTCAAGGTGCGACTGCCCCAAACCCCGAGGCATTGATGCGCTCGCGCTACTCTGCCTACGTTCTCGGCTGCTGGGATTATCTGCATAAGAGCTGGCACCCGAGAACCCGTCCATCTCGCGTATCACCAACCTCAACTGACTGGCTTGGCCTCACCATCGTGAAAGCTTCAGACAACAGCGTCGAATTTATCGCGGGCTTCCGCGAAGGTGGCAAAATCAAGGTGCTTCACGAAACCAGCCGCTTTGCACAGGCTGATGGCCACTGGCGCTATCTGGACGGCAGTTACAGTGTCAGTGAAGTCGGTAGAAATGCGCCATGCCCGTGTGGAAGCGGCCTGAAGAGCAAGCGCTGCTGCGGCAAACAGTGA
- a CDS encoding YgiQ family radical SAM protein, whose translation MTTIPIPGARPLNSWPKHRPELTASQQLPMSRVEMDALGWDCCDIIIVTGDAYIDHPSFGMAVIGRILEAQGFRVGIISQPDWKSADPFRQLGKPNLFFGVTSGNMDSMVNHYTSERRIRSDDAYTPNGVAGKRPDRAVTVYAQRCREAFKGVPVVIGSIEASLRRIAHYDYWSDNVRRSVLPDSKADILVYGNGERQIIEIAHRLASGEQITAIGDIRGTAVMRREVPPDWSEVDSSEIDTPGKLIAHPNPYAMSDVACPTTEIEESGANEVTIPISHIRLDRSKTVIRLPSFEAVKGDPVLYAHASRLMHLETNPGNARAIVQKHGERDVWINPPAIPLTTNEIDSIFDLPYSRTPHSSYGSMHIPAYEMIKNSVNIMRGCFGGCTFCSITEHEGRIIQSRSENSILTEIENIRDKTPGFAGTISDLGGPTANMYRLACKSREIEAACRKPSCVFPGICKNLNTDHAPLIRLYRKARALPGIKRIFIASGLRYDLAVESPEYIEELVTHHVGGYLKIAPEHTEDGPLNKMMKPGIGSFDRFKKMFDRYSKKAGKKQFLIPYFIAAHPGTSDEDMVNLALWLKRNDFRPDQVQAFLPSPMSTASAMYHSGRNPLRKISRSSEQVFTPKRKKQRELHKALLRYHDPANWPLLRDMLKKMGRSNLIGNGPDHLIPAGSDRSGRPAFKHAENPGRRQNRRRTRGRK comes from the coding sequence ATGACCACTATCCCCATTCCCGGAGCGCGCCCCCTGAACAGCTGGCCGAAACACCGACCTGAGCTCACCGCTTCACAGCAACTGCCGATGAGCAGGGTTGAAATGGATGCGCTTGGCTGGGATTGCTGCGATATCATTATTGTTACCGGCGATGCCTATATCGATCACCCCAGCTTCGGCATGGCAGTGATCGGCCGCATTCTGGAAGCTCAAGGATTCCGTGTCGGCATTATTTCTCAACCCGACTGGAAATCGGCAGATCCGTTTCGTCAGCTTGGCAAACCAAATCTGTTTTTCGGCGTCACCTCAGGCAACATGGATTCGATGGTCAACCACTACACATCTGAACGGCGCATTCGCTCTGATGATGCCTATACGCCGAACGGCGTGGCCGGCAAACGACCTGATCGCGCAGTTACGGTCTATGCGCAGCGCTGCCGCGAAGCGTTTAAGGGAGTGCCGGTTGTTATTGGCAGTATCGAGGCAAGCCTTCGCCGGATTGCCCATTACGACTACTGGTCAGATAACGTGCGCCGATCTGTACTGCCCGACTCCAAGGCCGACATTCTAGTCTATGGCAATGGTGAACGGCAGATTATCGAGATAGCACACCGGCTGGCTTCCGGCGAACAGATCACTGCCATCGGCGACATTCGCGGCACTGCCGTGATGCGGCGCGAAGTCCCGCCCGACTGGTCTGAGGTCGACTCAAGTGAAATCGACACTCCCGGAAAACTGATCGCGCACCCGAATCCCTATGCCATGTCAGATGTTGCCTGCCCAACCACTGAGATCGAAGAGAGTGGTGCGAATGAAGTTACCATTCCCATCTCCCACATCCGGCTGGATCGTTCAAAAACCGTCATCCGCCTGCCCTCGTTCGAAGCGGTCAAAGGGGATCCCGTGCTTTACGCGCATGCCTCCCGCCTGATGCACCTGGAGACCAACCCGGGTAATGCGCGCGCAATTGTACAGAAACATGGCGAGCGTGATGTCTGGATCAATCCGCCAGCCATACCGCTCACCACAAATGAGATCGACAGCATCTTCGACCTCCCCTATTCGCGGACTCCACATTCATCCTATGGCAGCATGCATATTCCGGCCTACGAGATGATCAAAAATTCGGTGAATATCATGCGCGGCTGTTTCGGTGGCTGCACCTTCTGTTCGATCACCGAACATGAGGGGCGCATCATTCAGAGCCGTTCTGAAAACTCAATCCTCACGGAGATCGAGAACATCCGTGACAAAACCCCGGGCTTTGCCGGCACCATCTCCGACCTCGGAGGCCCAACCGCCAATATGTACCGGCTGGCCTGCAAATCCCGCGAGATTGAGGCGGCATGCCGCAAGCCCTCCTGTGTTTTTCCGGGCATCTGCAAAAACCTCAACACCGACCATGCACCGCTGATCCGCCTCTACCGCAAAGCGCGCGCCCTTCCCGGCATCAAGCGTATCTTTATCGCGTCCGGACTGCGTTACGATCTGGCGGTGGAGTCACCCGAGTATATTGAGGAGCTGGTGACCCACCATGTCGGCGGTTATCTCAAGATTGCGCCTGAACACACCGAAGATGGGCCACTGAACAAGATGATGAAACCGGGCATCGGCAGTTTTGACCGCTTTAAAAAGATGTTTGATCGCTACTCGAAGAAAGCGGGCAAAAAACAGTTCCTGATCCCCTATTTTATTGCCGCACACCCCGGAACCAGTGATGAGGACATGGTGAACCTCGCCCTCTGGCTTAAACGTAACGATTTCAGGCCCGATCAGGTGCAGGCATTCCTGCCATCGCCAATGTCCACGGCAAGTGCCATGTACCATTCGGGCCGCAACCCGTTACGCAAGATCAGCAGAAGCTCTGAACAGGTATTCACGCCGAAGCGCAAAAAACAGCGGGAGCTGCACAAGGCGCTGCTCAGGTATCACGATCCCGCCAACTGGCCGCTGCTTCGTGACATGCTTAAGAAAATGGGGCGTTCCAACCTGATCGGCAATGGACCCGACCACCTGATTCCAGCGGGGAGCGACAGGAGTGGGCGTCCAGCGTTCAAACATGCGGAAAACCCCGGACGCAGGCAAAACCGACGCCGTACAAGAGGCCGGAAGTAG
- a CDS encoding diguanylate cyclase, whose protein sequence is MDATPSTPVAAKVPYKVLLVDDQAIIFEALRRMLAEARDIELHYCGEGARALQMAGEIEPDVILQDLVMPDVDGLMLVKFFRANPNTADIPIVVLSSKEEAKTKADAFHNGANDYLVKLPDQIEMVARLRYHAATHKTLLERNAALEKLKRISRTDGLTNIFNRRHFDERLENEFLRARRKKLSLAVVLLDVDHFKQFNDNYGHQAGDDCLVKVAEALRSSIRRPADVVARYGGEEFVVILPETDREGVLHVAERIRKAVMEMNIPHEHSSVSDVVTVSLGIAYAVPSEDAEEGQAESLVKLADQGLYKAKESGRNRVAEAA, encoded by the coding sequence GTGGATGCGACCCCGTCTACACCTGTTGCGGCCAAGGTGCCTTATAAGGTGCTTCTGGTGGATGACCAGGCCATTATATTTGAAGCCCTTCGCCGCATGCTGGCAGAGGCCAGGGATATTGAGCTGCACTATTGTGGCGAAGGTGCCAGGGCGCTGCAGATGGCCGGAGAGATCGAGCCGGATGTTATCCTGCAGGACCTGGTCATGCCGGATGTGGACGGCTTGATGCTGGTGAAATTCTTCCGGGCCAATCCGAATACCGCAGACATCCCCATTGTCGTGCTGTCGTCCAAAGAAGAGGCCAAAACCAAAGCTGATGCTTTTCACAATGGAGCCAATGATTATCTGGTTAAGCTGCCGGATCAGATCGAGATGGTTGCTCGACTGCGGTACCACGCAGCTACCCATAAAACACTTCTGGAACGAAATGCTGCTTTGGAGAAGTTGAAGAGGATTTCGCGAACCGATGGGCTGACAAATATTTTTAACCGCCGCCATTTTGACGAGAGGCTGGAAAATGAGTTCCTGCGTGCCAGGCGAAAGAAGTTGTCGCTTGCAGTTGTGTTGCTGGATGTGGATCACTTTAAACAGTTCAATGATAACTATGGCCACCAGGCAGGGGATGATTGTTTGGTGAAGGTGGCGGAGGCACTGCGTTCATCGATCAGGCGCCCTGCAGATGTGGTGGCCCGATACGGTGGTGAAGAGTTTGTCGTTATCCTTCCGGAAACAGACCGGGAAGGGGTATTGCATGTTGCTGAGAGAATCCGCAAGGCAGTCATGGAGATGAATATTCCGCATGAGCATTCATCCGTATCTGATGTTGTTACAGTAAGCCTCGGGATCGCCTACGCTGTTCCTTCCGAAGATGCAGAAGAGGGGCAGGCTGAGTCACTTGTAAAGCTGGCCGACCAGGGGTTGTACAAGGCCAAGGAGTCAGGTCGCAACAGGGTGGCTGAAGCGGCTTAA
- a CDS encoding diguanylate cyclase domain-containing protein, whose product MSSDIDNSAPVGMRQSHSIMVLLVDDQPIIAETLRRMLDGESDIDFHYCLDAGEALDMAAAIHPTLILQDLIMPRVDGLDLVREYRRHPECREIPIIVLSAREDPKVKAEAFARGANDYVVKLPDRVELLARIRYHSQWYIHKRQRDEAYRSLQESQRQMENMNLKLMHLSTHDSLTNIPNRYHFDQMFSGEWSRSGRDSTPLSIVMIDIDEFKKYNDALGHPAGDKCLAAVANVLSNNLHRPADLVARYGGEEFVLLLPGTDAAGAKVIAEKMASEIEKLKVPHPDSSVSDHITISLGVAATIADRTGRPDSLLHDADEALYAAKKAGRNQIRVAGE is encoded by the coding sequence ATGTCCAGCGATATCGATAATTCAGCGCCAGTTGGCATGCGTCAGTCGCACTCCATCATGGTGTTGCTGGTGGATGACCAGCCAATAATTGCAGAGACGCTTCGGCGAATGCTTGATGGTGAGAGTGACATCGATTTTCATTACTGTTTGGATGCCGGGGAAGCGTTGGATATGGCTGCTGCGATTCATCCGACGCTGATTCTTCAGGATCTTATCATGCCCCGTGTGGATGGGCTTGATCTGGTGCGAGAGTATCGCCGTCATCCCGAATGCAGGGAGATTCCAATTATTGTGCTCTCCGCCAGAGAGGACCCAAAAGTGAAGGCAGAGGCCTTTGCCAGAGGGGCTAATGATTATGTGGTGAAGCTTCCTGACAGGGTCGAACTGCTCGCGAGGATTCGCTATCACTCGCAATGGTATATTCATAAGCGTCAGCGTGATGAGGCGTATCGCTCTCTGCAGGAGAGCCAGAGGCAGATGGAGAACATGAACCTGAAGCTCATGCATCTCTCCACGCATGATAGCCTGACGAATATCCCCAATCGATATCATTTTGATCAGATGTTCAGCGGTGAGTGGAGTCGCTCAGGACGCGACAGCACGCCGCTCTCCATTGTGATGATCGATATCGATGAGTTTAAAAAATATAACGATGCACTGGGGCATCCGGCTGGGGACAAGTGTCTCGCGGCTGTGGCAAATGTATTGTCGAATAATCTGCATCGACCCGCCGATCTTGTTGCCCGCTATGGCGGAGAGGAGTTTGTTCTCCTGCTGCCGGGAACGGATGCGGCTGGGGCTAAGGTTATCGCCGAGAAGATGGCTTCCGAGATTGAAAAGCTAAAGGTGCCGCATCCTGATTCATCTGTATCAGACCACATCACAATCAGCCTTGGCGTGGCCGCTACTATTGCCGACAGGACGGGGCGACCGGATAGCCTGCTGCATGATGCGGATGAGGCGCTCTATGCCGCCAAGAAGGCGGGGCGCAACCAGATCAGGGTGGCTGGAGAGTGA
- a CDS encoding chemotaxis response regulator protein-glutamate methylesterase → MRIGIVNDVPMVQELLRRIISKMSGHEVAWLASDGEEAIAKCSSDKPDLVLMDLIMPGINGVEATRRIMQESPCLIMVVTASVEANQGLAFDAISAGAIDVVKTPEAVMESESGPFQKKINNISRIIGNGNVAADGRSNGKTGIKTRHDEVPSKDAMLIGIGASTGGPAALVEVLKTLPASFPAALVVVVHVDEEFAPGMAEWMGGQINLPVHLVREGERPKAGEVLFAATNEHLVLNHHQRFHYTAEPVECHYRPSVDAFFSSLALNWRGDAIGVLLTGMGRDGAKGLKSMREHGWLTIAQDEESSAIYGMPKAAAMIGAAVKILPLDKIGPELVRKARK, encoded by the coding sequence ATGAGAATCGGCATTGTAAATGATGTGCCGATGGTTCAGGAGCTGTTGCGCCGAATTATATCCAAAATGTCCGGCCATGAGGTTGCCTGGCTGGCTTCGGATGGTGAAGAGGCGATAGCGAAATGTAGCAGTGACAAGCCGGATCTTGTGTTGATGGATCTGATCATGCCCGGTATCAATGGCGTGGAAGCTACGCGCCGTATCATGCAGGAGAGTCCGTGTTTGATCATGGTGGTTACAGCTTCTGTAGAGGCGAATCAGGGACTGGCTTTTGACGCGATTTCAGCAGGCGCCATCGATGTAGTGAAAACACCGGAAGCTGTTATGGAGAGCGAGTCCGGTCCTTTTCAGAAAAAGATAAATAATATCAGTCGAATTATTGGTAATGGTAACGTGGCTGCTGATGGTCGCAGCAATGGGAAAACTGGCATCAAAACCAGGCATGATGAAGTTCCATCCAAGGATGCGATGTTAATCGGTATCGGCGCTTCTACAGGCGGGCCGGCCGCATTGGTGGAAGTGCTGAAGACATTGCCTGCATCATTTCCGGCAGCCCTGGTCGTTGTTGTGCATGTCGATGAGGAATTTGCCCCGGGCATGGCTGAATGGATGGGCGGACAGATCAATCTTCCCGTTCACCTGGTGCGTGAAGGTGAGCGTCCCAAGGCGGGGGAGGTTCTGTTTGCCGCAACCAATGAACACCTTGTATTGAATCATCATCAAAGGTTCCACTACACGGCTGAACCGGTGGAGTGTCACTATCGTCCATCTGTGGATGCGTTCTTTTCAAGCCTTGCCCTGAACTGGCGGGGAGATGCGATTGGCGTATTGTTGACCGGTATGGGGCGTGACGGGGCAAAAGGGTTGAAAAGCATGCGTGAGCATGGTTGGCTGACCATTGCTCAGGACGAGGAGAGTTCCGCCATTTATGGCATGCCCAAGGCTGCCGCCATGATTGGGGCGGCTGTCAAGATTCTACCACTAGATAAGATCGGCCCGGAACTGGTTCGTAAGGCCAGAAAGTGA
- a CDS encoding hybrid sensor histidine kinase/response regulator, which produces MSGDLSGFSMMELFRIETENQAAVLTEGLLELERDPTSAATLEALMRAAHSIKGAARIISLDGAVRIAHQMEDCFVAAQGREVTLGAADVDVLLSGVDMLSQISNLKEGDASAWFEGHAEAMDALVAAMAAILDGGSGDVGKQDSANRAVQKGDEEDEMTSVPEVKAAVREGRDGDGGREESKDRVLRLSSEHLDRMLALASEMQVGWQWLRPFSDSMLMLKRRLGELEKMLAGLEPAVTQADPSTGSYRIKSARSKAEQCRALLAEQQEELEMHSRSVSGLSHRLYHQTVASRMRPFGDGIPGFRRMVRDLAKDLGKKVRLDVSGLETTVDRDILEKIESPLNHLIRNAIDHGLESPVERRDQGKPEEGVIQLEAIHQSGMLRISVSDDGRGLDLDALRAKVIRNGHATKEMVDRMTESELMSFLFLPKFTMKESVTEISGRGVGLDIVASMVRDVRGNIHCTAQQGNGMRFELLLPITLSVVRSLLVNIAGEPYAFPLVHINRTLRCNRDEVERVEGHQFITLDGQQVGLASAREVLGLPGADSDGCYSIVVVGTMESRYGLIVDDFLGERDLVEKVLHPRLGKVKDISAAAVTADGSPLLIFDVSDLLRSVAKLVGDGKLGRASHGGASSKAVAKRILVVDDSLTVREVERKLLVSKGYEVEVAVDGMDGLNTVRSGAFDLVISDVDMPRMDGIEFVSHIKRDARLRDTPVIIVSYKESDEDRMRGLEAGADSYLTKSSFHDETLVETVEDLIGKAS; this is translated from the coding sequence GTGAGCGGTGATTTGAGCGGCTTTTCCATGATGGAACTTTTCCGGATTGAAACGGAAAATCAGGCAGCAGTGCTGACTGAGGGGTTACTGGAGCTGGAGCGAGATCCGACGTCGGCGGCCACCCTCGAAGCCTTGATGCGGGCAGCGCACTCCATCAAGGGGGCGGCGCGCATCATTTCTCTTGATGGTGCTGTGCGCATTGCCCATCAGATGGAGGACTGTTTTGTTGCCGCCCAGGGCAGGGAGGTCACGCTTGGGGCTGCCGACGTTGATGTCCTTCTCTCCGGTGTGGATATGCTTTCTCAGATATCCAACCTGAAGGAGGGTGATGCAAGTGCATGGTTTGAAGGCCATGCGGAGGCAATGGATGCACTTGTGGCGGCCATGGCTGCGATCCTTGATGGGGGATCCGGTGATGTGGGAAAACAGGACTCTGCAAACAGGGCTGTGCAGAAGGGCGATGAAGAGGACGAGATGACCTCTGTCCCTGAAGTGAAAGCAGCTGTTAGGGAAGGCAGAGATGGCGATGGTGGCAGGGAGGAGTCGAAGGATCGGGTGTTGCGTCTGAGCTCTGAACATCTTGATCGCATGCTTGCCCTGGCCAGTGAGATGCAGGTGGGGTGGCAGTGGCTCAGGCCGTTCTCCGACTCCATGTTGATGCTTAAGCGCCGCCTGGGGGAACTGGAGAAAATGCTGGCAGGCCTGGAACCCGCTGTTACCCAGGCAGATCCATCTACAGGAAGTTACAGGATCAAAAGCGCCCGCAGCAAGGCTGAGCAGTGTCGGGCTCTGCTTGCAGAGCAGCAGGAAGAGCTGGAGATGCACAGTCGCTCTGTCTCCGGTCTGTCTCACCGCCTCTACCATCAGACGGTTGCCAGTCGAATGCGTCCATTTGGGGATGGGATACCTGGATTCCGGCGCATGGTGCGAGACTTGGCAAAAGATCTGGGAAAGAAGGTTCGTCTCGACGTCTCAGGCCTGGAAACCACTGTAGACAGGGACATTCTCGAAAAAATTGAGTCACCACTGAACCATCTCATTCGCAATGCCATTGACCATGGCCTGGAGTCGCCTGTAGAGCGTCGCGACCAGGGCAAGCCTGAAGAGGGGGTGATTCAGCTTGAGGCGATACATCAATCGGGAATGCTGCGTATTTCGGTGAGCGATGATGGTCGCGGACTGGATCTCGATGCATTGAGGGCGAAGGTGATCCGCAATGGACACGCGACCAAAGAGATGGTGGATCGCATGACTGAATCCGAGTTGATGTCATTTCTGTTCCTGCCCAAATTCACCATGAAGGAGAGCGTGACCGAGATTTCCGGCCGTGGTGTGGGTTTGGACATCGTTGCCAGTATGGTCAGGGATGTGCGGGGTAATATTCATTGCACTGCGCAGCAGGGAAATGGTATGCGTTTTGAGCTTCTATTGCCCATTACCCTTTCAGTTGTTCGCTCCCTTCTTGTGAATATCGCTGGTGAGCCTTATGCGTTTCCATTGGTTCATATCAACAGAACCCTGAGATGCAACCGGGATGAGGTTGAGCGGGTTGAGGGTCACCAGTTCATCACACTGGATGGTCAGCAGGTTGGACTGGCTTCAGCCAGAGAGGTGTTGGGGTTGCCGGGTGCAGACTCCGATGGCTGCTATTCGATCGTGGTGGTAGGAACCATGGAGTCGCGGTATGGCTTGATCGTAGATGATTTTCTCGGTGAGCGGGACCTGGTGGAGAAGGTGCTGCATCCGAGGTTGGGCAAGGTGAAAGATATCAGTGCCGCAGCAGTGACTGCAGATGGATCGCCGCTGCTGATTTTTGATGTCAGTGACCTGCTGCGATCTGTTGCCAAGCTGGTTGGCGACGGGAAACTCGGCCGCGCCAGCCATGGCGGCGCCAGCAGCAAGGCCGTTGCAAAGCGCATTCTGGTCGTAGATGACTCGCTTACCGTTCGGGAAGTAGAACGTAAGCTTTTGGTTTCCAAGGGTTATGAGGTTGAGGTCGCTGTGGATGGCATGGATGGACTGAACACGGTGCGCTCGGGAGCGTTTGACCTGGTGATCAGCGATGTCGATATGCCCCGTATGGATGGTATCGAGTTTGTCAGCCATATTAAGCGTGATGCCAGGCTCAGGGATACGCCGGTAATCATTGTATCCTACAAAGAGAGCGACGAGGACCGCATGCGCGGTCTGGAAGCGGGCGCCGACTCCTATCTGACAAAAAGTAGTTTTCACGATGAAACACTGGTGGAGACAGTGGAGGATCTCATTGGCAAGGCATCCTAG
- a CDS encoding chemotaxis protein CheW: MQTWTKQLAEPQQESMPGQISLFIFRIGPEWFALPTRQLVEVLELCDVHSIPHRSNSILLGLINVRGEMQLCLSLGRLLGVDKDFREAESDESRAVERLLLISVEGEALAFHVSEACGIHSYHPSELSALPSTLPEATSVNSKGLLSWNGHHVAVLDEGVLFEKLLRSIQ; this comes from the coding sequence ATGCAGACGTGGACAAAGCAGTTGGCCGAACCGCAGCAGGAGTCGATGCCGGGGCAGATTTCATTGTTTATTTTCCGTATCGGGCCGGAGTGGTTTGCCCTGCCTACACGGCAACTGGTCGAGGTGCTTGAGTTGTGCGATGTGCACAGCATTCCCCATCGCAGCAATTCGATCCTTCTGGGCCTGATTAATGTGCGTGGAGAGATGCAGTTGTGCCTTTCACTTGGGAGGCTGCTGGGTGTAGACAAGGATTTCAGAGAGGCAGAGTCGGATGAGAGCAGGGCTGTAGAGCGCTTACTGCTCATTTCAGTGGAGGGTGAGGCCCTTGCCTTCCATGTTAGCGAAGCGTGTGGCATCCACTCCTACCACCCAAGTGAGCTGAGTGCATTGCCTTCAACGCTGCCTGAAGCGACAAGCGTCAACAGTAAGGGGTTGCTGAGCTGGAACGGGCACCATGTTGCCGTACTCGATGAGGGAGTGCTGTTTGAGAAGTTGCTGAGGAGTATCCAGTGA